A stretch of the Bordetella genomosp. 8 genome encodes the following:
- a CDS encoding NAD(P)/FAD-dependent oxidoreductase, producing MTDASGSAAVIIIGGGLHGSSAALHLARAGVPALVIEKNYVGRHASGVNAGGVRTLARNLAEVPLALASRELWYRIGELVDDDCGFEQHGQVRVAENEADAATLRERLATMQAHGYTHEQWIARDELLAMIPALAPTVHGGLIAREDAAADPYRTTMAFRRKAASLGARFLEGVRVLRSSHERGQWRVETDAGVYTAPQVLNCAGAWADRIAAEWGEAVPLAPISPMMLVTLRMDHFLDAVVLGTGRPLSFKQRANGTVLIGGGRRAWVDRDAEWTELDFHSLAEGARTVCDLFPHMRQAVVNRGWAGIEAAMPDEIPVIGRSSRYDSAFHAFGFSAHGFELGPIVGRIMADLITTGATDLPIAPFSIDRFTGPSGAPLSISKERHP from the coding sequence ATGACCGACGCCTCCGGTTCGGCCGCCGTCATCATCATCGGTGGCGGCCTGCACGGCAGTTCGGCGGCGCTGCACCTGGCGCGCGCCGGCGTGCCGGCGCTGGTGATCGAGAAGAACTACGTCGGCCGCCATGCCTCGGGCGTGAACGCGGGCGGCGTGCGCACGCTGGCGCGCAACCTGGCCGAAGTGCCGCTGGCGCTGGCCTCGCGCGAGCTCTGGTATCGCATCGGCGAGCTGGTCGATGACGATTGCGGCTTCGAACAGCACGGGCAGGTACGCGTCGCCGAAAACGAAGCCGACGCGGCGACGCTGCGCGAGCGCCTGGCGACGATGCAGGCGCATGGCTACACCCATGAACAATGGATCGCCCGCGATGAATTGCTTGCAATGATTCCCGCCCTGGCGCCCACGGTGCATGGCGGATTGATCGCGCGCGAGGATGCCGCCGCCGATCCCTACCGCACCACCATGGCGTTCCGCCGCAAGGCCGCCAGCCTGGGCGCGCGTTTCCTGGAGGGCGTGCGCGTGCTGCGCAGCTCGCACGAGCGGGGACAGTGGCGGGTCGAGACGGACGCGGGCGTATATACCGCGCCGCAGGTGCTCAACTGCGCCGGCGCCTGGGCCGACCGCATCGCCGCCGAATGGGGCGAGGCGGTGCCGCTGGCCCCGATCAGCCCGATGATGCTGGTGACCCTGCGCATGGACCATTTCCTGGATGCGGTAGTGCTGGGAACCGGCCGTCCGCTGTCGTTCAAGCAGCGCGCCAACGGCACCGTGCTGATCGGCGGTGGCCGCCGCGCCTGGGTCGACCGCGACGCGGAATGGACCGAACTGGATTTCCACTCGCTGGCCGAGGGCGCACGCACGGTGTGCGACCTGTTTCCGCATATGCGCCAGGCGGTCGTGAATCGCGGCTGGGCCGGCATCGAGGCCGCCATGCCCGACGAGATTCCCGTCATCGGCCGCAGCAGCCGTTACGACAGCGCCTTCCACGCCTTCGGTTTTTCGGCGCATGGCTTCGAACTGGGGCCGATCGTCGGCCGCATCATGGCCGACCTGATCACCACCGGCGCGACCGATCTGCCGATCGCGCCGTTCTCCATCGATCGGTTCACTGGGCCCTCCGGTGCACCACTTTCCATTTCCAAGGAGCGTCATCCATGA
- a CDS encoding RidA family protein, whose product MTDIVRKDSNQRLSRIVIHGDTVYLAGMTSSAQGGIVAQTRDVLAKIDDCLAQAGTDKARLLSVQIWLKDIERDFAGMNQVWAEWAPADALPTRATCEAKLASPDLLVEIIVTAARR is encoded by the coding sequence ATGACTGATATCGTGCGCAAGGATTCCAATCAACGCCTGAGCCGTATCGTGATCCACGGCGATACCGTATACCTGGCGGGCATGACTTCTTCCGCCCAGGGCGGCATCGTCGCCCAGACGCGCGACGTGCTGGCCAAGATCGACGACTGTCTGGCGCAGGCCGGTACGGACAAGGCGCGGCTGCTGTCGGTACAGATCTGGCTCAAGGACATCGAGCGCGATTTCGCCGGCATGAATCAGGTATGGGCCGAATGGGCGCCGGCCGATGCGCTGCCGACGCGGGCGACCTGCGAGGCGAAACTGGCCTCGCCCGATCTGCTGGTGGAGATCATCGTCACGGCCGCCAGGCGCTAG
- a CDS encoding CaiB/BaiF CoA transferase family protein, which produces MLSKVLDNVRVLDLSRILAGPWCTQNLADLGAEVIKVERPGQGDDTRKWGPPYLRSTDGADTFSAYFTCCNRNKQSICLDFADAGDRDTLLALVRGTDVLVENYKAGTLARYGLDYATLKSIKPDLIYLSITGYGQDGPKAARPGYDYIFQGMGGLMGYTGRADDEAGAGPLRAGMPVVDVSTGMYATSAVLAALLRRARTGEGGYLDIALLDVAVAINANQGANYLVSGRNPERTGNAHPNLAPYEVFRASDGHFILAVGNDEQFARLCALCGRPELAADPRFLHNTGRVENLPALRAILADILILRDRKHWTDGLEAAGIAWGPVNSLEEVFADEQVRHRGMLRHAEHPRFGTIPLVRNPMLAGEPDAPLRPPPLMGEHTDAVLGRLAARDKP; this is translated from the coding sequence GTGCTGAGTAAAGTGCTGGACAATGTCCGGGTGTTGGACCTGTCGCGTATCCTGGCGGGTCCGTGGTGCACCCAGAACCTGGCCGACCTGGGCGCGGAAGTGATCAAGGTCGAGCGGCCCGGGCAGGGCGACGACACGCGCAAGTGGGGGCCGCCGTACCTGCGTTCGACCGACGGCGCCGACACCTTCTCGGCCTACTTCACCTGCTGCAACCGCAACAAGCAATCCATCTGCCTGGATTTCGCCGACGCCGGTGACCGCGATACGCTGCTCGCGCTGGTGCGCGGCACCGACGTCCTGGTGGAGAACTACAAGGCGGGCACCCTGGCCCGCTACGGCCTGGACTATGCCACCCTGAAGTCGATCAAGCCCGACCTGATCTATCTGTCGATCACCGGCTATGGCCAGGATGGCCCCAAGGCCGCGCGGCCGGGCTATGACTATATCTTCCAGGGCATGGGCGGCCTGATGGGCTATACCGGCCGCGCCGACGACGAAGCCGGTGCCGGGCCGCTGCGCGCCGGCATGCCGGTGGTGGACGTGAGCACCGGCATGTACGCGACGTCGGCCGTGCTGGCGGCGCTGCTGCGGCGCGCCCGCACCGGCGAAGGCGGCTACCTGGACATCGCGCTGCTGGATGTCGCGGTGGCCATCAATGCCAACCAGGGCGCCAATTACCTGGTGTCCGGCCGCAATCCCGAGCGTACCGGCAACGCCCATCCCAATCTGGCGCCGTACGAGGTTTTCCGCGCCAGCGACGGTCATTTCATACTCGCGGTCGGCAACGACGAACAATTCGCACGCCTGTGCGCGCTGTGCGGGCGTCCGGAACTGGCGGCCGACCCGCGCTTCCTCCACAACACCGGCCGCGTGGAGAATCTGCCGGCGCTGCGCGCCATCCTGGCCGACATCCTGATCCTGCGCGACCGCAAGCACTGGACCGACGGCCTGGAGGCCGCCGGTATTGCCTGGGGCCCGGTCAACAGCCTGGAAGAAGTGTTCGCGGACGAGCAGGTGCGCCATCGCGGCATGCTGCGCCACGCCGAACATCCGCGCTTCGGCACGATCCCGCTGGTGCGCAATCCCATGCTCGCCGGCGAGCCGGATGCGCCGCTGCGGCCGCCGCCGCTGATGGGCGAGCATACCGACGCCGTACTGGGCCGGCTCGCGGCCCGCGACAAGCCCTAG
- a CDS encoding Bug family tripartite tricarboxylate transporter substrate binding protein has product MHRSLRRAACALAITLATSAPALAAYPDHTVQLIVPYAPGGTTDLLARIVAPKLSEVLGQSVVVVNKPGAGGALGSAFAAREAADGYTLVMAVESSHAVNPNVHQKSSYDPVKDFAPISNLANVLGVLDVSGSSDIKTFQQLLDTLKAKPGRLAFGSSGSGGYSHLFGELFLSSTQTKMLHVPYKGLGPALVDLMAGQVQVVFDNLPSSAGFIASGKLRALAVASPTRVKSLPDVPTYAELGYPQLNTPSWFGLAAPKGTPEPVLDTLNAAIKKVLAEPSVVQAIEQQGAVPDYTTRAQFAAIIVRSNEVWRKVVSDIGFEKM; this is encoded by the coding sequence ATGCATCGTTCCCTGCGCCGCGCCGCCTGCGCGCTGGCCATCACTCTTGCCACGTCCGCGCCGGCGCTCGCGGCCTATCCTGACCACACCGTGCAGCTCATCGTGCCGTATGCGCCGGGCGGAACCACCGATCTGCTGGCGCGCATCGTCGCACCCAAGCTGAGCGAGGTATTGGGCCAGTCCGTGGTGGTGGTGAACAAGCCCGGCGCGGGGGGCGCGCTGGGCAGCGCCTTCGCGGCGCGCGAAGCGGCCGACGGCTATACCCTGGTGATGGCGGTGGAAAGCTCGCACGCCGTGAACCCGAACGTCCACCAGAAGTCCAGCTACGATCCGGTGAAGGACTTCGCGCCCATCAGCAACCTGGCGAACGTGCTGGGCGTGCTGGACGTCAGCGGCAGCTCCGACATCAAGACCTTCCAGCAGCTGCTGGACACGCTGAAGGCCAAGCCCGGCCGGCTGGCCTTCGGCTCTTCCGGCAGCGGCGGCTACAGCCACCTGTTCGGCGAGCTCTTCCTGAGCAGCACGCAGACCAAGATGCTGCACGTACCCTACAAGGGCTTGGGGCCGGCGCTGGTCGACCTGATGGCGGGCCAGGTGCAGGTGGTGTTCGACAACCTGCCGTCGTCCGCCGGCTTCATCGCCTCGGGCAAATTGCGCGCACTGGCGGTGGCGTCGCCGACGCGCGTCAAGAGCCTGCCCGACGTGCCCACCTATGCCGAACTCGGCTACCCGCAATTGAACACGCCCAGCTGGTTCGGCCTGGCGGCGCCCAAGGGCACGCCCGAGCCGGTGCTGGATACGCTGAACGCGGCGATCAAGAAAGTGCTGGCCGAGCCTTCGGTGGTGCAGGCCATCGAACAGCAGGGCGCGGTGCCCGACTACACCACGCGCGCCCAGTTCGCCGCCATCATCGTGCGGTCGAACGAGGTGTGGCGCAAGGTGGTCAGCGATATCGGCTTCGAGAAGATGTGA
- a CDS encoding enoyl-CoA hydratase, producing MAFEHPHAAVAVDARGVATLQIRDAGKLNILSRRVVDGLILALEHLAGRDDVRIVVLRAEQEKAFVAGSDITEMAAFDQAGAIEYIDRLRLLCDGVRLLATPVIARIPGWCLGGGMELALACDLRIASDAARMGMPEVKVGVPSIIHAALLPRLIGKARASWMLLTGEVADAQEALAWGLLDRVVPAADLDREVDRIAGMLAGLGPRVLAQQKRLLREWEDEPLESSIRNGVLEFGVAFGTGEPGLYMRGFLEEKARAKGG from the coding sequence ATGGCATTCGAACATCCCCATGCCGCGGTCGCGGTGGACGCACGCGGCGTAGCCACGCTGCAGATCCGCGACGCCGGCAAGCTGAACATACTCAGCCGCCGCGTGGTCGACGGCCTGATCCTGGCGCTGGAGCACCTGGCCGGGCGCGACGACGTCCGCATCGTGGTGCTGCGCGCCGAACAGGAAAAGGCCTTCGTCGCCGGCTCCGACATCACGGAGATGGCCGCCTTCGACCAGGCGGGCGCCATCGAATACATCGATCGCCTGCGCCTGCTGTGCGACGGCGTGCGTTTGCTGGCGACGCCGGTGATCGCGCGCATTCCGGGCTGGTGCCTGGGCGGTGGCATGGAGCTGGCCCTGGCCTGCGACCTGCGCATCGCTTCCGACGCCGCCCGCATGGGCATGCCGGAGGTCAAGGTAGGCGTTCCGTCCATCATCCATGCGGCGCTGCTGCCCCGGCTGATAGGCAAGGCCCGCGCCAGCTGGATGCTGTTGACCGGCGAAGTGGCCGATGCGCAGGAAGCCCTGGCCTGGGGACTGCTGGACCGCGTGGTGCCGGCGGCGGACCTGGATCGCGAGGTCGACCGGATTGCGGGTATGCTGGCCGGCCTGGGCCCTCGCGTGCTGGCCCAGCAGAAGCGTTTGCTGCGAGAGTGGGAAGACGAGCCGCTGGAATCGTCCATCCGCAATGGCGTGCTGGAGTTCGGCGTGGCCTTCGGCACAGGCGAACCAGGGCTCTACATGCGCGGCTTCCTCGAAGAAAAAGCGCGCGCCAAGGGCGGTTGA
- a CDS encoding LysR family transcriptional regulator encodes MSYELKDLRLFKAIVQAGNLSAGAAAMHMTAPAASYRLKNLEYAAGSPLFLRTAKGMTLTAAGEALARHADILLAALQTMQEEVGAYARNLKGRIRLLANSSSLNGFIIPSLARFLAGNAHIDVDLQEADSETIAAAIRRNEADIGIFAGRNTEADLRCALYAIDRLVCVARPDHPLATRDRIAFAEALEHGFVCMDRASSNFHFLQAQAQQAGRALSVRVHAHDFASTLYLVRAGVGLALVPTSVAEPGLRDGSLAGIALTDAWALRALHLVTRADAPAAGLARQFAEVLLHDPQVAATRTREPNGAWPEAGD; translated from the coding sequence ATGTCATACGAGCTGAAGGATCTGCGCCTGTTCAAGGCCATCGTCCAGGCCGGCAACCTGTCCGCCGGCGCCGCCGCCATGCACATGACGGCGCCGGCGGCGAGCTATCGCCTGAAGAATCTGGAATACGCGGCGGGCAGCCCGCTTTTCCTGCGCACCGCCAAGGGCATGACGCTGACGGCGGCCGGCGAAGCGCTGGCGCGCCACGCGGACATCCTGCTGGCCGCGTTGCAGACGATGCAGGAAGAAGTCGGCGCCTACGCACGCAACCTGAAAGGCCGCATCCGGCTGCTGGCCAACAGCAGTTCGCTCAACGGTTTCATCATTCCCAGCCTGGCGCGTTTCCTGGCGGGCAATGCGCATATCGATGTGGACCTGCAGGAGGCCGACAGCGAGACGATCGCGGCCGCGATCCGCCGCAACGAGGCCGATATCGGCATCTTCGCCGGACGCAACACCGAGGCCGACCTGCGCTGCGCGCTATATGCCATCGATCGGCTGGTTTGTGTGGCGCGGCCCGACCACCCGCTGGCCACGCGTGACCGCATCGCCTTCGCCGAAGCGCTGGAGCATGGCTTCGTCTGCATGGACCGCGCGAGCAGCAATTTTCACTTCCTGCAGGCGCAGGCCCAGCAGGCGGGGCGCGCGCTGTCCGTACGCGTGCATGCGCATGACTTCGCATCGACCCTGTACCTGGTGCGTGCCGGGGTGGGACTGGCGCTGGTGCCCACCAGCGTGGCCGAGCCGGGCTTGCGGGACGGCAGCCTGGCGGGAATCGCGCTGACCGATGCCTGGGCGCTGAGGGCGCTCCACTTGGTGACCCGGGCGGACGCGCCGGCCGCCGGCCTGGCGCGGCAATTCGCCGAAGTGCTGCTGCACGATCCGCAAGTGGCGGCCACGCGCACGCGCGAACCCAATGGCGCGTGGCCGGAAGCCGGCGATTGA
- a CDS encoding MBL fold metallo-hydrolase — protein sequence MRIHHLNCISSCPLGGHLMDGRSDCLLCRGTLCCHCILVETARDGLVLIDTGFGLRDVHAPRTRLSAFFLALLKPDFKESMTAVRQIERLGYQARDVRHIALTHLDFDHAGGLDDFPEATVHLSRPEREAASRQSTWLDRQRYRPRQWSSRRRWKEYPATGDTWFGFSGTRGIEGVREDIALVPLHGHTLGHAGVAVRRDEGWLLQAGDAYFYHQELDPDRPRCTPGLRFYQWMMEKDRKARLGNQARLRALRQGHENEVTICCSHDPHEFDAMRAQRLPSAPQAAHP from the coding sequence ATGCGAATCCATCATCTGAACTGCATCTCGTCCTGCCCGTTGGGCGGCCATCTCATGGATGGGCGCAGCGATTGCCTGTTGTGCCGCGGCACGCTCTGCTGCCACTGCATCCTGGTCGAAACCGCGCGCGACGGGCTGGTGCTCATCGACACGGGCTTTGGCCTGCGCGACGTGCATGCGCCGCGCACGCGCCTGAGCGCGTTCTTCCTGGCCTTGCTGAAACCGGACTTCAAGGAATCCATGACGGCGGTCCGGCAGATCGAACGGCTGGGCTATCAGGCGCGCGACGTCAGGCACATTGCGCTTACGCACCTCGACTTCGATCACGCGGGCGGCCTGGACGACTTCCCCGAGGCGACCGTGCACCTCTCGCGCCCCGAGCGCGAAGCGGCGTCCCGGCAGTCGACCTGGCTGGACCGCCAGCGCTACCGGCCGCGCCAATGGTCATCCAGGCGGCGCTGGAAGGAGTATCCGGCGACGGGCGACACCTGGTTCGGTTTCTCGGGCACCCGCGGGATCGAGGGAGTCCGGGAGGACATCGCCCTCGTCCCGCTGCACGGGCATACACTGGGCCACGCCGGCGTGGCGGTGCGCCGCGACGAGGGCTGGCTGCTGCAAGCGGGCGACGCGTACTTCTATCATCAGGAGCTCGATCCTGACCGGCCGCGTTGCACACCCGGCCTGCGCTTCTATCAGTGGATGATGGAGAAAGACCGCAAGGCGCGGCTGGGCAACCAGGCCAGGCTGCGTGCGCTGCGGCAGGGCCATGAAAACGAGGTCACCATTTGCTGCAGCCACGATCCGCACGAATTCGACGCCATGCGGGCGCAGCGATTGCCCTCAGCGCCCCAGGCTGCCCATCCCTAG
- a CDS encoding papain-like cysteine protease family protein: MDPSTQSRLPACLSLKRLSLDSGVQGKTGELVGTPGGGATTSYPSFLEGQQHTQWCWAAVATGLGNYYQSQSGPTYTQLQIYCAVFGLTQNQCSGASYTEALCNRAHELVSPLQFVGALKKLVLGMPSRQVLRTELVNDRPFAVYLSRGEATAMGHFVVISAYNLRSVAGSSDPVPMWYICDPWAGGTQRWVTCDTFPEQYPGDPNTTWGYTYYTAKMTPGSLSG; encoded by the coding sequence ATGGATCCGAGCACTCAATCGCGCCTGCCCGCCTGCCTGTCATTGAAGCGGCTTTCCCTGGACAGCGGCGTGCAGGGAAAGACGGGCGAACTGGTGGGGACGCCGGGCGGTGGCGCCACGACATCCTATCCCAGCTTTCTTGAAGGGCAGCAGCACACCCAGTGGTGCTGGGCCGCGGTGGCCACGGGCCTGGGCAATTACTATCAAAGCCAATCCGGCCCGACCTACACGCAGTTGCAGATCTACTGCGCGGTATTCGGACTCACGCAGAATCAATGTTCGGGTGCTTCGTACACGGAGGCGCTCTGCAACAGGGCCCACGAACTGGTGAGCCCCTTGCAGTTCGTCGGCGCGCTGAAGAAGCTGGTGCTGGGCATGCCGTCGCGCCAGGTGCTTCGAACCGAACTGGTGAACGATCGCCCGTTCGCCGTGTATCTTTCGCGTGGCGAAGCCACGGCCATGGGCCATTTCGTGGTCATCAGCGCCTACAACCTGCGTTCGGTCGCCGGCAGCTCGGATCCCGTGCCCATGTGGTACATCTGCGATCCCTGGGCCGGCGGCACGCAGCGATGGGTCACCTGTGACACCTTCCCGGAACAATACCCCGGCGATCCCAACACGACCTGGGGCTACACCTATTACACCGCGAAGATGACGCCCGGTTCCCTGTCCGGATGA
- a CDS encoding FdhF/YdeP family oxidoreductase, whose translation MAKEHATTGPHTEPAGGWGSARAVGSILVKEHRLVHGTRVLMQQNKPDGFMCVSCSWAKPAHPHPFEFCENGAKATAWDITSKHVSASFFAEHTCTELESWSDHELEAIGRVTVPMRWDAATDKYVEIGWQQAFDEIGALLRAREPDATVFYTSGRASLETSYMYALFARMYGTNNLPDSSNMCHESTSVGLPKTIGVPVGTVTLEDFEHTDCMFFFGHNTGTNAPRMLHQLQEARQRGVPIVTFNPLREPGLVSFTNPQSPVEMLTGKETQISTQYLQLKLGGDTAALGGLCKWLIEADDRARAEGGEPMLDHAFIAEHTHGFEAFADAMRQLSWEDIERESGLARAALAEAAATYARAKACMLLYGMGLTQHRNGVQSVQMVTNLLLLRGNIGKPGAGVCPIRGHSNVQGQRTVGITEKPSKVPADKLRELYHFDPPTKKGMNTVEACEGILDGRVSAFVALGGNFARAIPDHYRMEPAWRRLDLTVGITTRLNRSHLLHGRQAYLLPCLSRIEIDQQATGEQAVSMEDSTGCFHGSRGIHEPPGDKLLSEPAIVAGIAKATLAPNPHVDWDRWVDDYSLVRDAIEATYPKIFKDFNFRMWNPGGFHRPLGAAERKWETETGKANFVVPETLDGDPDMPEHGPDVIRLMTTRGDNQFNTTVYALDDRFRGVHGTRQVIMLNPDDMKRLGLREDDVVTASTVAHDGFTREVGGLRVRPYNIPAGCAWSYYPECNPLIPLWHHAKESKVPAAKSVPITLRKEA comes from the coding sequence ATGGCAAAAGAGCACGCTACAACCGGGCCGCATACCGAGCCCGCCGGCGGCTGGGGTTCGGCCCGCGCGGTCGGGTCCATCCTGGTCAAGGAACACCGCCTGGTGCACGGCACCCGGGTGCTGATGCAGCAGAACAAGCCCGACGGCTTCATGTGCGTCAGCTGCTCCTGGGCCAAGCCGGCCCATCCCCACCCCTTCGAATTCTGCGAGAACGGCGCCAAGGCCACGGCCTGGGACATCACCAGCAAGCACGTGTCGGCCAGCTTCTTCGCGGAACATACCTGCACGGAGCTGGAATCCTGGTCGGACCATGAATTGGAAGCCATCGGCCGCGTCACCGTGCCGATGCGCTGGGACGCCGCCACCGACAAGTACGTGGAGATCGGCTGGCAACAGGCTTTCGACGAAATCGGCGCGCTGCTGCGCGCGCGCGAACCGGATGCGACGGTGTTCTATACGTCGGGCCGGGCGTCGCTGGAAACCTCATACATGTATGCCTTGTTCGCACGCATGTACGGCACCAACAATCTGCCCGACAGCTCCAACATGTGCCATGAGAGCACGTCCGTCGGGCTGCCCAAGACCATAGGCGTGCCGGTTGGCACGGTCACGCTCGAAGACTTTGAACATACGGACTGCATGTTCTTCTTCGGCCACAACACGGGCACCAATGCGCCGCGCATGCTGCACCAGCTGCAGGAAGCACGCCAGCGAGGCGTACCCATCGTCACCTTCAACCCGCTGCGCGAACCGGGATTGGTCAGCTTCACCAACCCGCAGTCGCCGGTGGAAATGCTGACGGGCAAGGAAACGCAGATCAGCACGCAGTATCTGCAGCTGAAACTGGGCGGCGACACCGCGGCGCTCGGCGGGCTGTGCAAATGGCTGATAGAAGCCGACGACCGGGCACGCGCCGAAGGCGGCGAGCCGATGCTGGACCATGCCTTCATCGCCGAACATACGCATGGATTCGAGGCCTTCGCGGACGCCATGCGGCAACTGTCGTGGGAAGACATCGAACGCGAGTCCGGCCTGGCGCGCGCGGCGCTGGCCGAGGCGGCCGCGACCTACGCGCGGGCCAAGGCCTGCATGCTGCTGTACGGCATGGGGCTGACGCAGCACCGCAACGGCGTGCAGAGCGTGCAGATGGTGACTAACCTCTTGCTGTTGCGCGGCAACATCGGCAAGCCTGGCGCCGGGGTCTGTCCCATCCGCGGGCATTCCAATGTCCAGGGCCAGCGTACGGTCGGCATCACGGAAAAACCTTCCAAGGTTCCCGCCGACAAGCTGCGCGAGCTCTACCATTTCGACCCGCCCACCAAGAAAGGCATGAATACCGTCGAAGCGTGCGAAGGCATCCTCGACGGCCGGGTATCGGCCTTTGTCGCGCTGGGCGGAAATTTCGCGCGCGCCATTCCAGACCATTACCGCATGGAGCCGGCGTGGCGCCGCCTGGACCTGACGGTGGGCATCACCACCCGCCTGAATCGCAGCCACCTGCTGCATGGCCGGCAGGCCTACCTGCTGCCCTGCCTGAGCCGCATCGAAATCGACCAGCAGGCAACCGGCGAACAGGCCGTGTCGATGGAGGACAGCACCGGCTGCTTCCACGGATCGCGCGGCATCCACGAGCCGCCCGGGGACAAGCTGCTATCGGAACCCGCCATCGTCGCCGGCATCGCCAAGGCCACGCTGGCGCCCAACCCGCACGTCGACTGGGACCGGTGGGTGGACGATTATTCGCTGGTGCGCGACGCCATCGAGGCGACCTACCCGAAGATCTTCAAGGACTTCAATTTCCGCATGTGGAACCCGGGCGGCTTCCACCGCCCCCTGGGGGCGGCCGAGCGTAAATGGGAAACCGAAACCGGCAAGGCGAACTTCGTCGTACCGGAGACGCTGGATGGCGATCCGGACATGCCGGAGCACGGCCCCGACGTCATCCGTTTGATGACCACGCGTGGCGACAATCAGTTCAACACCACGGTGTATGCCCTGGACGATCGCTTCCGCGGCGTCCACGGCACACGTCAGGTGATCATGCTGAATCCGGACGACATGAAACGCCTGGGCCTGCGGGAAGACGACGTCGTGACCGCCAGCACGGTCGCCCATGACGGGTTCACGCGCGAAGTGGGCGGCCTGCGCGTGCGGCCCTACAACATTCCCGCCGGCTGCGCGTGGTCGTACTACCCGGAATGCAATCCGCTGATTCCGCTGTGGCATCACGCCAAGGAAAGCAAGGTGCCGGCTGCCAAGTCGGTGCCCATCACGCTGCGCAAGGAGGCCTGA
- a CDS encoding phosphonopyruvate hydrolase, with amino-acid sequence MSRTQALRQAITSGKLFTAMSAHNPLSAKLAEEAGFGAIWGSGFELSASHAVPDANILSAGTHLDMMRAIASAVAIPLIADIDTGFGNAVNVSYVVPQYEAAGASAVVMEDKTFPKDTSLRADGRQELVRTEEFQGKIAAAAAARRDKDFVVIARTEALIAGLGQAEALQRALAYEEAGADAILIHSKQTTPAEVLAFIEAWPGKVPLVLVPTAYPELTEADIQQLGKVGLVIYGNHAIRAAVGAMRAVFARIRAEGGIRGVDKELPTVKEIIRLQGDEHMRGIEAAYLR; translated from the coding sequence ATGAGCAGAACCCAGGCATTGCGCCAGGCCATCACGTCGGGCAAGCTTTTCACCGCCATGTCGGCGCACAACCCCCTGTCGGCCAAGCTGGCCGAGGAAGCCGGTTTCGGCGCGATATGGGGCAGCGGCTTCGAACTTTCCGCCAGCCATGCCGTTCCGGATGCCAACATCCTGTCGGCCGGCACACACCTCGACATGATGCGCGCCATCGCGTCGGCGGTTGCCATCCCGCTGATCGCCGATATCGACACCGGCTTCGGCAATGCGGTCAATGTCAGTTATGTCGTCCCGCAGTATGAGGCGGCCGGCGCCTCGGCTGTCGTCATGGAGGACAAGACCTTTCCCAAGGACACCAGCCTGCGCGCCGATGGCCGGCAGGAACTGGTCCGCACAGAGGAATTCCAGGGCAAGATCGCCGCCGCGGCCGCCGCGCGGCGCGACAAGGATTTCGTGGTGATCGCCCGGACGGAAGCGCTGATCGCCGGCCTGGGCCAGGCAGAGGCCCTGCAACGCGCGCTGGCGTATGAGGAAGCCGGCGCCGACGCGATCCTGATCCATTCCAAGCAAACCACCCCGGCCGAGGTACTCGCCTTCATCGAGGCATGGCCCGGCAAAGTGCCGCTGGTGCTGGTGCCGACCGCCTACCCGGAACTGACGGAAGCCGACATACAGCAGTTGGGCAAGGTCGGCCTCGTGATCTATGGCAACCATGCCATCCGCGCGGCGGTGGGCGCCATGCGCGCCGTGTTCGCGCGAATACGCGCGGAAGGCGGCATCCGCGGCGTGGACAAGGAATTGCCCACGGTCAAGGAGATCATCCGTCTGCAAGGCGACGAACATATGCGCGGCATAGAGGCAGCCTATCTGCGCTGA